One Mobula hypostoma chromosome X2, sMobHyp1.1, whole genome shotgun sequence genomic window carries:
- the LOC134340894 gene encoding probable G-protein coupled receptor 139, with translation MSAMLKRYYSVQKILYLFIAVTGVPVNLVAIVILSRGKCGLSTCTTRYLVAMAAADLLTIVTEVILSRINWYYFPWNFLDITPVCSVIDVLTYTATDCSVWFTVTFTFDRFVAICCQKLKTKYCTGKTAAVVLTTTGVLFCLKNIPRYFTFEHSVIIDNVPWFCRTINNYFTDPGWMGYDWLDTVLTPFLPFAGILLLNALTVRHILVASRVRKGLKGQSKGENRSDPEMESRRRSVVLLFTLSGSFILLWMAYVLNVIYYQLSGKGSDFSDSEWIFHYVGVLLRNFSCCTNTFIYTVTQSKFREQLIGAVKYPVTSVLQFMNKAAS, from the exons ATGTCGGCAATGTTGAAACGGTACTACAGTGTGCAGAAAATATTGTACCTGTTCATTGCCGTCACTGGAGTTCCTG tgaatttagtggcgattgtgatcctgtcccggggaaagtgcggcctctctacctgcaccactcgctacctggtggccatggcaGCGGCCGATCTACTGACCATTGTCACCGAGGTCATTTTGTCTCGAATCAATTGGTATTACTTCCCGTGGAATTTCCTGGACATAACCCCTGTCTGCAGTGTTATCGATGTACTGACGTACACAGCCACAGACTGCTCTGTCTGGTTCACGGTCACTTTCACCTTTGATCGGTTTGTCGCCATTTGCTGtcagaagctgaaaacaaaatattgcaccgggAAAACTGCGGCTGTGGTTCTGACAACAACCGGCGTACTGTTCTGTCTGAAAAACATTCCCCGATACTTCACGTTTGAACACAGCGTGATCATCGACAATGTACCATGGTTTTGTAGAACCATAAACAATTATTTCACTGACCCTGGATGGATGGGATATGACTGGCTCGATACAGTTTTAACTCCGTTCCTCCCTTTCGCTGGGATCCTGCTGCTCAACGCTCTGACAGTCAGACACATTTTAGTGGCCAGTCGGGTCCGTAAGGGGCTGAAGGGTCAGAGCAAGGGGGAGAACcgcagtgacccggagatggagagcaggaggaggtctgtgGTTTTACTCTTCACCCTCTCCGGCAGCTTCATCCTCCTGTGGATGGCATACGTTTTAAATGTCATATATTATCAGCTCTCAGGAAAAGGATCTGATTTCAGTGATTCCGAATGGATCTTTCACTATGTCGGAGTTTTGCTGAGGAATTTCAGCTGCTGCACGAATACATTTATTTACACGGTGACTCAGTCGAAATTCAGGGAGCAGCTGATCGGCGCGGTGAAATACCCGGTCACCTCGGTGCTTCAGTTCATGAATAAAGCCGCGTCCTGA
- the LOC134340942 gene encoding gastrula zinc finger protein XlCGF57.1-like, with protein MPFTCSDCGKGFTHSSKLQRHQRVHTGEKPFTCSDCGKGFAQLSNLQTHQRVHTGEKPFTCSDCGRGFIQSNHLLQHQLVHTGERPFTCSDCGKRFLQSSDLLTHQRVHTGERPFTCSKCGKVFARSSVLKEHQRVHTGEKPFTCSECGKVFARSSQLLRHQQIHSGVKPFLCSECGKGFTDAAQLKDHQFVHTVERPFTCSDCGKGFTRRSRLLTHQLDHTGEKPFICSECGKRFTHSAQLKEHQRLHTGEWPFTCSECGKGFAWSSRLKVHQRVHTGEKPFSCSECGKGFTQSSKLVSHYQIHTGEKPFT; from the coding sequence atgccgttcacctgctcagactgtgggaagggcttCACTCACTCCTCCaaactacagagacaccagcgagttcacactggggagaagccattcacctgctcagactgtgggaagggattcgctcAATTGTCCAACCTACAGacccaccagcgagttcacactggggagaagccattcacctgctcagactgtgggagaggATTCATTCAGTCAAATCACCTGCTACAACATCagttagttcacactggggagagaccattcacttgttcagactgtgggaagagattccttcagtcatctgacctactgacacaccagcgagttcacactggggagaggccattcacctgctctaaATGTGGAAAGGTATTTGCTCGGTCATCTGTACTGAAGgagcatcagcgagttcacactggggagaagccgttcacttgCTCTGAATGTGGAAAGGTATTTGCTCGGTCATCTCAGCTCTTGAGACACCAGCAAATCCACTCTGGGGTGAAACCATTcctctgctcagaatgtgggaagggattcaccgaTGCAGCTCAGCTGAAAGATCATCAGTTTGTTCACACtgtggagaggccattcacctgctcagactgtgggaaaggattcactcgccGTTCTCGACTACTGACACACCAGTTagatcacactggggagaaaccattcatctgctcagaatgtgggaagagattcacccaTTCCGctcaactgaaggaacatcagcgacttcacactggggaatggccattcacctgctctgaatgtgggaagggattcgcttGGTCATCTCGACTGAAGgtgcatcagcgagttcacactggggagaaacctttcagctgctctgaatgtgggaagggattcactcagtcatccaaactTGTGAGCCACTAccaaattcacactggggagaaaccgttcacctga